The proteins below come from a single Juglans regia cultivar Chandler chromosome 12, Walnut 2.0, whole genome shotgun sequence genomic window:
- the LOC108987427 gene encoding uncharacterized protein LOC108987427, which yields MHILWQCPAARDVWAGSVRAIQKWTVEEDCFLVFWDKAMQKLEVEELEIVAVVMRSLWQRMNSFIFENIFNGPESLLRKAKTMFDDFKEAQIKLLTQAEEPRQLEASVSSRGSHVLWKKPDQGGIKVNWDAALNSKFMGLGVVMRNEKGEVLACACSRRLPAINYDVAETVALWFAVELCLDLGFNRVTFEGDAQSVVKVVNSREEDLSCGGHIIEDIKTILEGRSAWTVQFIGRKGNEVAHLLVKNALNLEFDKFWIDECPAFIFLQVCKDINCSGLQFDE from the coding sequence ATGCACATACTGTGGCAGTGCCCTGCAGCCAGAGATGTATGGGCTGGATCTGTTCGAGCTATTCAAAAATGGACAGTTGAGGAAGATTGTTTCTTAGTTTTCTGGGACAAGGCAATGCAAAAGCTTGAGGTAGAAGAGCTAGAGATAGTAGCAGTGGTGATGAGATCATTGTGGCAAAGAAtgaactcttttatttttgaaaacatcttCAATGGACCTGAGTCTTTATTGAGAAAGGCAAAGACAATGTTTGATGATTTCAAAGAAGCTCAAATTAAGCTTTTAACTCAAGCAGAGGAACCAAGACAGTTAGAAGCTAGTGTGAGCAGCAGAGGTAGTCATGTGTTATGGAAAAAACCTGATCAAGGAGGTATTAAAGTAAACTGGGATGCTGCTCTCAATAGTAAATTTATGGGATTGGGAGTGGTTATGAGAAACGAGAAAGGGGAGGTTTTGGCATGTGCTTGTAGCAGGAGATTGCCTGCAATAAATTATGATGTTGCAGAAACTGTTGCCTTATGGTTTGCAGTGGAATTATGCTTGGATCTGGGATTTAACAGAGTCACTTTCGAAGGAGATGCTCAATCAGTGGTCAAAGTTGTTAATAGCAGGGAGGAGGATTTGTCATGCGGAGGCCATATTATAGAGGATATAAAAACAATACTGGAAGGGCGCAGTGCTTGGACAGTGCAGTTTAtaggaagaaaaggaaatgaagtAGCTCACTTGCTtgtaaaaaatgctttaaatttAGAGTTTGATAAGTTTTGGATAGATGAATGtcctgcttttatttttttacaagtatgtaAGGATATAAATTGTTCAGGTTTACagtttgatgaatga